In a genomic window of Gemmatimonadaceae bacterium:
- a CDS encoding DinB family protein, giving the protein MADSFATLLLENLQPRPGRGGWHGGPTPVGSLRGVSAEQAAWIPAPGRNSIWQLALHIAYWNYAVRRRLEGGSRGRFARSPANFPGVPERADAEAWLADVALVKAEHEQLAGTIARIPSSRYSTALADGKRWTIGELIVGIAQHDAYHTGQIQLIKRLWQAAQSTR; this is encoded by the coding sequence GGCCGACTCTTTCGCTACGCTGCTTCTTGAAAACCTTCAGCCTCGGCCCGGCCGGGGCGGCTGGCACGGCGGGCCAACGCCCGTCGGATCTCTTCGCGGTGTGTCGGCCGAGCAAGCGGCCTGGATCCCTGCACCTGGTCGCAATAGCATATGGCAGCTCGCCCTTCACATCGCCTATTGGAACTACGCAGTCCGGCGCCGGCTCGAGGGTGGCAGCAGAGGACGGTTCGCGCGGTCACCGGCGAACTTCCCAGGAGTGCCCGAGCGGGCAGACGCTGAGGCGTGGCTCGCCGATGTAGCGCTCGTCAAAGCCGAACACGAACAGCTCGCAGGGACAATCGCGAGAATCCCGTCGAGTCGATACTCGACCGCACTCGCCGACGGAAAGCGGTGGACCATCGGTGAGCTGATAGTTGGCATTGCCCAGCACGATGCGTATCACACGGGTCAGATCCAGCTGATCAAGCGCTTGTGGCAGGCTGCGCAATCGACGCGTTAA
- a CDS encoding putative glycolipid-binding domain-containing protein, with protein MEYYESILWRRLDVPGHEVAEQRQTVHGWQLRGVAVFAHEDRPCRVEYDIRCDENWQTELVTLSGNVGERTIAMELLRNPAGEWSMHGSKVWELTDCDDVDLNFSPSTNMLPIRRLGLAVGKNAGVRAAWVRFPEFTLEVLEQTYSRIGPTSYRYESANGKFRRDLTIDEAGFVLEYPDFWRAEARWGLGGPEAKR; from the coding sequence ATGGAATACTATGAAAGCATTCTATGGAGACGTCTGGACGTTCCCGGCCACGAGGTGGCGGAGCAGCGGCAGACTGTCCATGGCTGGCAGCTTCGCGGCGTTGCGGTGTTTGCGCATGAGGATCGACCATGCCGCGTGGAATACGACATCCGCTGTGACGAAAACTGGCAGACCGAGCTCGTCACGCTCAGCGGCAACGTGGGTGAAAGGACAATCGCGATGGAGCTCCTTCGGAATCCCGCTGGCGAGTGGTCAATGCACGGGAGCAAGGTGTGGGAGCTGACGGACTGCGACGACGTCGACCTCAACTTCAGCCCGAGCACTAACATGCTTCCCATCCGTCGCCTCGGACTTGCGGTGGGTAAAAACGCGGGCGTACGCGCGGCGTGGGTACGATTCCCTGAATTCACCCTCGAGGTTCTGGAGCAGACATACTCACGCATCGGGCCCACGAGCTACCGGTACGAGAGCGCGAACGGAAAATTCCGCCGCGATCTAACGATAGACGAAGCGGGCTTCGTTCTCGAGTATCCGGATTTCTGGCGGGCGGAAGCTAGATGGGGACTAGGGGGGCCTGAGGCGAAGCGATAG
- a CDS encoding erythromycin esterase family protein, with protein MSPFARNARPQSTGKALIGEIANIALPLDGPVHVDPLIEMIGDARFVLLGEATHGTSEFYTWRTEITRRLVTEKRFSFIAVEGDWPDCYKVNRYVKGDGGETAEDVLHAFERWPTWMWANQEVAQLVRWLRAHNERALDERKVGFYGLDVYSLWESMDSVIRYLERVDPAAVAHARRAYSCFEPYNEDAQEYARATALVPISCQAEAVAALVALRSRADDYREKAAGTDDYFDAEQNALIAKNAELYYRTMVRGGPTSWNVRDHHMTDTLDRLMKHHGPKAKAIVWEHNTHIGDARFTDMARAGMVNVGQLVRQKHEQEGVVLVGFGTYKGSVIAGREWGAPMERMHVPEARGGSCEAAMHQSLGRNGLFLFEAQEEPMVALREPRGHRAIGVVYDPRTESWGNYVPTILPQRYDAFLFVDESRAVDPLHIPAKLDGDVPETFPTGQ; from the coding sequence ATGAGCCCTTTCGCGCGAAACGCACGTCCGCAATCGACCGGCAAGGCTCTCATCGGAGAGATCGCGAACATCGCGCTCCCGCTCGATGGGCCCGTTCATGTCGACCCTCTCATCGAGATGATAGGGGATGCGAGGTTCGTGTTGCTGGGGGAAGCAACACACGGCACTTCGGAGTTTTACACCTGGCGTACGGAGATCACACGCCGTCTCGTCACCGAAAAACGGTTCTCGTTCATCGCCGTGGAAGGCGACTGGCCTGACTGCTACAAAGTGAATCGGTACGTCAAAGGAGACGGGGGAGAGACCGCCGAGGACGTGCTGCACGCGTTCGAGCGGTGGCCAACGTGGATGTGGGCGAACCAGGAGGTCGCTCAGCTCGTCCGCTGGCTGCGCGCTCACAATGAGCGCGCACTCGATGAGCGCAAGGTCGGGTTCTACGGTCTCGACGTTTACTCGCTCTGGGAGTCAATGGATTCCGTGATCCGCTACCTCGAGCGCGTAGATCCGGCGGCAGTCGCCCACGCCCGGCGCGCTTATTCCTGCTTCGAGCCGTACAACGAGGATGCGCAGGAGTATGCGCGCGCCACGGCTTTAGTCCCGATCTCCTGCCAGGCGGAGGCCGTTGCGGCTCTCGTCGCTCTGCGCTCGCGGGCGGACGATTACCGCGAGAAAGCCGCAGGCACCGACGACTACTTCGACGCCGAGCAGAATGCGCTAATCGCGAAAAACGCCGAGCTCTACTATCGCACGATGGTACGCGGCGGGCCGACGTCGTGGAACGTCCGCGATCATCACATGACGGACACGCTAGATCGGCTGATGAAGCATCACGGACCGAAGGCGAAAGCGATCGTCTGGGAGCACAACACGCACATCGGCGATGCGAGGTTCACCGACATGGCGCGCGCGGGCATGGTGAATGTCGGCCAGCTCGTGCGACAGAAGCATGAGCAGGAGGGCGTCGTGCTCGTGGGGTTTGGCACCTACAAGGGCAGCGTGATCGCCGGCCGCGAGTGGGGCGCACCGATGGAGCGGATGCACGTTCCTGAAGCACGCGGCGGCAGCTGCGAGGCGGCGATGCACCAGTCCCTGGGCCGGAATGGTCTTTTTCTTTTTGAGGCCCAGGAAGAACCCATGGTTGCCCTGCGCGAGCCGCGCGGGCACCGTGCTATCGGGGTAGTGTACGATCCCCGCACCGAGAGCTGGGGGAACTACGTGCCCACGATACTGCCGCAGCGGTACGACGCATTCCTTTTCGTGGACGAGTCGAGGGCGGTTGATCCGCTGCACATACCCGCGAAGCTCGACGGTGACGTTCCCGAGACGTTCCCGACAGGGCAGTGA